GTTTTCAATCATGCGCCTATACTGCTCCTGCATGCGATCATGCTCTTCCTGCTGCAGACGTCTCGCAGCTGCCAGCCTCTCAACCTCTGCACGGTCAACTTCTGTCCGACCTTCTGACCGGTCAGCCTCCCCATCACCTTTGCTCGTGAGGCCATTGGGATTGTCGATACTCTTTCTGTGTTTTCCAAATCTATGAAATGATAGTTTATTAGTAATGCATTCCAAGGTaccattatgataaaatattatcatctaaatattcaataatatactgatgtaaaaataaatgtatattttacaatatatattcacatcacaTAATGCATTTCAAATACCTGAACATGGAACCAAGTCCTTTGAAGATTCCTGGCTTCTTCTTGCCAACTTTCTTGTACTTATCATCGACAGCAGAATTCACTGATGACTGCCGACTGTTGCCTCTGCCAAAACCAGAGCCGCTGGATTCTGACTCTTCTTCTGCAACTAAATATCCAAAATATTCCTCATGTGAGAAAAAATCTTCTGGGGGAAATCAGCACAGACAAAATGCACAACATTCAGAAGACACATCAgcagaagcaaaaacaaaataaaaaacaacattgaTAAGCAACAATTGCCACAACAGTTGGAACATGcatggaaaaagaaaggaacaccACAGCAACATCCAAGGACAAGAAAGcacaaaatcaagaaaaacatGGAGTCAAGCAGTCGTAGGAAGGGGTGCCAGGATCCACCGCCATCAGATGTCGAAAAAGGCAAATTGCACGCAAGCAATGCACAAATTTGGTCAGGTGTTACCCACAGGAAATGGTGAATGTATGAACAATTCATCACAAGTAGCCCCACAGTCAGGTGATTCCAGGTCACATCCCCAATGGGATCAAGGAACATTGAGCATCCAGGCCCCATCGGGTCATAGAAGGTCAAGCCAAAGGTCCGAACGAACATGAGTAGGGTTGTCGGTGTCGGTGCACAGTAGGGTAGGAGtcaagaagatggagagaaacaTGAATCTATTAGGATTGTCTCTTGGAGTTGGATTACAGTGACTGCACTACCCTTCAATGACAACTTATCCTCTTTTATACCAATCTACCATATGCAGAAAGGTTTTGATTCATTACTTTTTTAGAAGTGTTACTTTAGGATCtaccccaacaaaacacccagtctgagagtatatatatcaaactacATTCTCAAACTTGTACAAGAAATCTAGTTATACTtcttactgatgataataatacaaaactgTTTACATCTTATAGACTTCTAACACTTACGGGTTTCCATCTTATTTCTTAAACCGGTGAGAGGGACATCATAAGACCTGTCAACGGCAGCCCGGAAGCTCTCATTGCACCCACGGCCTCTTGGCACTCTGCCCGAACCCATGCGGTGGCCCTCTTCTTCGAGTGCCATCTGGAAGGAGGTTAATATAAATTTTCTGTCTTTCCTAGAATAAATACAAGGAAATAGATAAATCTATAGCAGCTGTGGCAATAAAACTATTAAGATGctaaaccttataaaaaaaataattaatataaataacttcttccattaaagaaaaaatagcaaaCTTAACTCTCGTCTACTCATTTACACCATTTACACTTGCACtcaaattttaaacaaacaaagtTATGCACCTTTGAGACCATAAATAAAAGTTTTCCTGTCCCTACCTCCTGAACCATTGTCTGCAGGGACTCTAGGCTTGAAGACTTCTTCATGCCTAAACCTGGACCGACGTCTAGCCGAGATCGAAGGGCATCTGgagattatttatatgatttatatgaatTTGGGAAAGTGTGTAAAGGAAACATTTAATTTATTTGTCTCAATCCCTTGTACAGCTGACAACTTGATCATGGTGCACATGCATTGTTATCATGCATCAAGAAAGCAAATTATGGTTGCTATTATGGAATGATGTTCAGGTTGTCATTTATAATTGGGATGAAAACtttacaataacagaaaaaaaactttaaaatcctatattcttttttctatgtATTATCAATCAAAACAATAACAGAACTATATACAAAGTACTGGTATTAACTTTAAGAATTGTTAAGAATTGTTAGGCAATGTCAAAAACATTTAATGCATCACAGACTCCATGCAAAATAACTTTCTGGTAAATATTAGTTTAAGCTTCAAATTCATTCTCAGGGACTGACACTGTTTATCTTGCTGCCATTTATTCTTTCATCTGACAAACTACACTGACTATGACATACCtctgataaaaaatgtaatacttGGATTCTTCAATCGAAcctgacacacatatatgtaaaaaaatatatatatatataaatatatatatatataaagagaccaTTCTCTCTGCAAAAGCTCCCAAGAGTAAAAAAGACTACCAGAGAATAAAACGAAAGATGAGAGAAGTGAGGGATGGCTGATGATAATGTGGCATCCAACACTcatatgagaaagagaagagggaaagagagaaagagggcaaacaaaatataaaccagataaaaaataaacattgattCCTCTTGAGATTGTAGCACCCAATATAACCCCCCAACCTTTACCCTGTGGTGGCAAGTGCTCAtgctgagaggaggaggaggagggttgttCATGTGCGTGACTGTTGGTGCGCTGGAGGTTTTGAGAGGCGAGAGATTCGTCCGACGAGGCCCGGACCAGCAGCTTCCCCCCCATCACAGCTGCGTCTCGACTCAATAACTCTCGGTTACGGGCAGCTACACAATAAGACAAAACCAAGAGATTTTGTGTAAGTACTTTTTCTTGTTATCTGGATTCTTACATAAAGTTCTCTGTGATGCTAGctatgtttttcttctcttttggggtgggggggtagggggtgaggaaaGGTGAAAGGTTTGGGGGAAGCTGTGAGTATAACAAGACAAACATGTGCAGAgagatattaatagtattataagatattatattcatatgtacaaatCCATTTCCATTCAAAACATTCATATCCACATTCAGTAATGCTTTCTTCTTGTTCCTCAGGCCCATCTTGATGCTATACCACATTataacatataccatatatatgcaatatcataaaaaaagtgCAGTGAAAAATCATAGCACATACAGGTGAAAAAATAATCCTAACAGAACAGGGTGTCTTGAGAACATCAGTGTAACACAAAGTAGAGTAATGCAATGCTTTAGAAAGTCAAATATATGTCAGGTGTGAGAATTAGTCAATTAGTAAAGAAACAGTGCAAACCCCATGCAAAACAAATCAAGCCATACAACCAAAACCAAATATCCCTCATGTCCCTCCACGGTGCAAAAttctatttaaatatagataaaactaggataaaaaacagaaaagaaaacaaatcatatATCTTGTGACTATCCAGACTacgagaggcaaaaaaaaaaaacatgcaccacATTACTCTTGTTAGTTACCCCAGTTTGAGATCATGGCAGAAAGGTCCTGGCCAAAAGTGGTCCGCTGGTTTCCTTTGCTATGATTTCTCTCAAGACTCCGTGTGATTGGACTGAAGGGGCCTCGTGGGTACCCAGACCAATGCCCCTTGAGGCTCCCTCTTCCCACGGTTCTGTCAAGCGTCTCAGAACCCCCCTTCCTCACATACTGCTGTTTGGACTTTGCCTTTGGACTAGCATTAACAAGGGTGTTGGCCTTCTGGCGTAGTTTTGGGGAGGGCTTTAGAATGGGTCTTGGGATCTCAAGAGTGGCATGGTGGTTCTTTGAAACAGAACTTGGTTGGGAGGGTTTGAGGCTTGATTTCTTTGAGGGTTCTGGCTGTTTTGCCTTCAAGGAAGGGTAATCCTGGGTGGGCAGATCAATCCCAACCTCCCTTGACCCTGGCTTGAACTCCTCTCGTGTTTCACCTTAAGGACAGATACCATACCAGGGTTAGCCAAGAACATTCAGTCTAGTCTGTCACCGTGTTCAAGAAAGGAGGACTGGACAGTCTTTCCTCCAAAATTAACTCATGAACAGACTAGACTAATTGTTACTGACTTCTGTTTAAGAAGCTGACCAACTTAAAGACACAACTTTAAAGATGCATTACACAATTAAGTAATATCATTTAATTGTAATCTTTTACTGTATCTTAGAACCagctaataataatcaaaagcaaAATGTAAATGCATCTTAACACCAAATTACTTATATGTTGACTATAAACACATGActcataaaaaatcataattggTAAGCTTCTTCAGGAGACAACAAGCACTCAAATggatacaaataaattaattttgtaaGTTAGTTAGTCTCAGAAATAAAAGATACCTTGATATACATTGTCCAAAAATACATCATAGTTTTACATGACTCAGTAATATGACAAAATGTCTCATAATTCTACCTTAGAAAACTACAATATGAACTACATACTCAACTTCACACTGAACCTAGTTGTTAATAAATTCAACACAAAACTACTACCACTGTCTACTGTTATCTACTATTATGTAAAACTATATGCAATGAAAGCCTTTTCCTGTTATTGTGTTTACACTCTTCAtttaaaaatgtaacaaaaattaataaatagggAGGATGTGTACGTAAGGGAGGAAAAACCTGAATGCAAGACTAAACCTTGCCTTCTTTTACACTGGTAGGAAAGTTAAATGCTGTTTAGAGAAATTCCAATCATAGGCCTCAGATATCACCACAGAAATTTAAAACTTAGAGCACCTGAAGAATTAAAGTAGTAATTACCAAGGGGCATGGAGGAAATTCTCTTCCGGCAACGACACTTACCCTCCATAGCAGCCAATCCCATCCCCATGCCCTGACTCGCAGCAAGCTTCTCTTGTGCCAGCATCATCTGCCtttgtttctctcgctcttctctgttTGGGGGAAGGATATTGTGGTTATAAGTCTCAGGTGATAAAAATATTCATCATGGAGGAATTTTGTAAAACTTTCATAAAATCTTTTACTTCCAATGAATCACTCATGTCATTGATTAAAAAACTGCCTATAATGACAAAATTCTCATCTCATAAAAGCAAGTATAAAACTTATTACACTTTAAAATCTAAATCCAACTAATAATTCCAAACTATCATTACAACATTTTATGCTGTTGactaattttgaaataattaagaggaatattttttaaaacaactcCTTTCCTGCTCTATCCCTAACCTCGCTTTCTTGTTACGCTGATAGGTGTCGGTGTTTTTGGCATCCAGGGTGGCGTGGCGCTTCTCCGACATGCTTTGCCGTCCAAATTGATCCCTAGAAAATCCTGCTGCATTTTCTTCTAGGGAGGTtctgaaataggaaaaaaggagggcATATTGTTATACATCTTTAATGACTTACTGATAACAAGAGATTCTACAGAAATGTTTAAGTTTAACTGCTCATCAAATTGACATTGTAAAAAATACGTACTGGCTTGTATAGGCATCGTCGGACTGACTTGGGTGGTCACTGTAGCTTCCCGCGGAGGCCCCAGGACCATCAGAGCGACAAATTTCTCTGTAATCACAAAAAACGGAGATAGTATATTCATCAACTGAGAAATACACCTCCAAGATCATATTCTCTACATTCCACAAGAAGCTCAAGCTTTCACGTAAGACTACTGGTGCTAGAAGCTGCCAACCTCACCTTGACATATGATTACCGGCATCGTCGTGAATGATGAGGGTGTCTCTGGATGGCAGGTTGACAGTCGGTGACCCAAGGGGAttgtggcttggcccccccaccGCCACAGACTCCCTTTCACCACGCATCACCAGCTGCTGCAACTGGGAGGTGTTCCACGTGTCATGTGTTGCCTATTGTGCACAAAGAGATTTCATGAGACAACTTCAACAAGTAAAACgtccaaaaataaacaatatatatacatattttcttcatGTGGACATCCCACTCTTATGTCAGCTAAATTATATGTATGCTATAAAATAAACATTGATAATATACCTTATAATAACTTTCATTTCTTAGTGCTCCGTTATTCCCAGTTAGTCTCTGGATAACTGGGTTAATGTGGCCAAAATCACTGGCATCTATTTCATGGCCATCTCCATCATACTgccaatcattaaaaaaatattattagcaAGACAATGTACTCAAAGTCATACTATATCTTCGTTTCCATTATGGATTGCAACAAGTGAGACACTTCCTTACCTTATGGTCATTAAAAATGACCGTTGTATCAGATGTATCAGTAGTGCCAGAATGGTCGGGGGTCGGTGTTGCGGGCGATGACTTGGCACCTCCCAGCGTCTCAGTACCAGAGGAGTTGGTGAGGAGGCTGTTGGCACTCTCCCGACCTGACCTGTTGTTGGAAGAGGGGCTCGACCTCTCCTTGTGGTCGATCCTCCTGGCTACGGTAAGGGAGATGATCCCCGGCGTTGGAccctgaagaaaggaaaaagggcctCAACCACTGCGCCTCACCAGCACATACAATTCAATTGTAGACGCACGCCCATCCTTCTTGATGCCAggcaccacacactcacctcctGATGCATCGCTGTCCTCAGCGTCTTCATGGCCTCGCTGTTGGGCTTGCCGAGGAGCGACATCCCGTTGATGTTGACGAGCTGGTCGTTCTGGAAGAGGCGGCCGTCGCGCGAGGCGGCCCCGCCGTGGATCACGTTCTTCACGAAGATTCCCAGGTCAACCGAGCCGTTCGGGCCCGAGCTCGTCTTGCCCTTCACGCTCACTCCTACGAAGATTAAATTTGGATCGATCAGTAAGGATGTTTGAAAATCCTGACAAAAGGAAGCTCACATCTATATTACAGGATTAAAAATCACAATGGACTCATTTCTCAGTATCAGTCGATATAAAAGCGAAGAAAATCTCACCCAGTCCAGCTCTTTCGGAGTCATGCACTGGGATTTCGAACATGAGGATTTCTCTTTGTTTCCACGGGAACATGAGGCTGTCCTCCGCTGCTTTCTCCGCCGGCTGTTGGTGCACAAAGTTTGTAGTTAGTTTGTGGCGAAGCATTGGTGTCCCCCATTTCTGTTCAGAACCTGAATGCTAGATTATTGATAGcaaattgtaaaacaaaaaagggaatggaaaaaatcAAACTGTACATAAACTATAAAATTGGTGAAACTAATTTAGCTCTAATAcagaaaatgcaaatatatacattaattagcATAAATACTGATATCACCCAACAAAACACTGAATGAAAAATCTCACAAAAATGCAGGCTATATACACATTGCAAACACCGAACTAATAATCTTTCAGGCAATGCTTATAAAAAACAAGATGCAATTTTGTTACACACAAAATGCTGTGATGACAATCTGTCTCCACACCCAACTGACTCGCAAAACTCTATAATCAATTCTCTACAACCTTGTCCTCTATGAACAGTGCctgagtggaggagaaggatcaTAATACCtggcggaggaaggggagactGTCTTGGTGGTGGTAGGAGACCTATAACAAAATGTCAAAGTCAATAACACATTCGGTCCGAGTCGGAAGCCTTAGCACTTACTGAATATCTATTGGTTCGGAACCAAGAAATATACTGGAATTGACACATCTTAATACGACTAAACTACTGAATGCTCACTTTCTATGAAACCAGGCAAACACAACAGAGCAACGCAGCGTCCAAAATGACTCACGAGGCTCCATTAGCAAATGCAACAGATTAAAAGCTTTGCGGACTCTCTTGTTAACTGCATCGGATCGTTGAATAAGTCTCTGGGTCTGAGTAGCAATTTCTAATCAGACCAACTCATTAACAGGCAAATTTCTTGAACATCTAAGAACTGACTTCAGTTAACAAGGTTCCTACGACTGAGAAAAAAAGTGCGGAAAGCGCCGAGCTAAGCAGTGCAATGTGACTATATGAAAAAAGTGCAGCTATAACAGCATGACAAAGGCCAAAAAACAAAAGCGAGCGCAAGGCAAGCCGGCCCCGCGGCGACCCGACCCGAGCCCACTCACCAGCTGTCTCGGCAGCTTCGGACTCGCGGGCTTCTCTGTCTCCGGCGTCGAGTCGGCCGTCCCCGACGCAGCCTCTCCGTTGCGCTGGTCCTGCCGAGACACCGCCAGCGTAGCTGCCCCTCCGATGGGGATCTCCCTCAGGAGGGCGGCGACCTCCGACTGACTGCGCCCCGTCACTTCCACGCCGTTCACCTCCAGCAGACGGTCGCCGATTCGGAGGTTCCCGTCCTCGATGGCCGCTCCCTGAAATGGGAAGCCAAGGTCACACTCACTCTCAGCATCTGTCAccagttaaaaaaaacatatgcaatcAAATGACGACCCCTCACCAAGAAAGTACACACCTTTGgcaatatgttttttatgtaaatggGAGCTTCTCCACCGGCGGGATTGTCTCTCGTGGTTATCGAGAAGCCGAGGCCGTGCTGGCCCTTGGTGAGGTGCACGTTGAGTCTGCGTCCGATTTTGCGCGTGTTGCTCTGCAGAATCACGGTCTGCGTGCGCGAAGAAAGCGACGCCGGAGGGACCTTCCTCGTGGACATGACGCTGGCGACCTTGGCTCCTCCGACGACTGCAAccgtaaaagataagaaaatcaaGTCCGTTTTCCcggtttctttcctttaaatGAAGCTGAAATATGACCATTTTCTGTCTGACAAATAGCCAACACAAAAAACTGACAGACGTCCTCACGTTTTTCCTCTCCTTCGACCAGCTCCGCGGCCTGCCCCGCGTACCACTCCTGCCTCTGGCCTTTGACAACACGCAGCCGTAATTCTGGCGTTAACATGGCGTCTTTGAAGATTTCTTGAGCCCTGCAGGCaacaacaaatcaataaaaaataaaaacagattaaatatgttttattttactcATACAACTTAAAATGCACGTTCGTCTTTACATCATCCTTTCAACGAAAGTCGAGCTCCTTACTTTTGGAAAGTAATATTATTGAGCGGTTTTCCGTTGATCTCGATAATCCTGTCGTGGACCTCGATCCTGCCGTCGCGGGCGATCCGTCCGCCCGGCTCGACGCCCTCCACCAGCAGGCCCTGGTCGTGCCCCGTGACGTCCGTGCTCGGGATCACGTGGATGCCCAGCGGGCCTCGGTCGTTGCTCAGTACCACGAGGATGCTGAAAGCCACACCGCGAAATTACTTTGGGTCCCGTGCTTTTGAGTTCAGCTGTATGGATATCACGCGATTTTCTGCTATTCTGACAAATATACATCCAATCGCCTTCACAAATAAGTTACAGAAAACCCGCAGGAGAGAGCTAAGCACGACCCGTGCCTCTCCAGAGGAGAACCGACCTGTTGGCCGCCTCGTCGTGCGAGGGGTCCCTGGAGTGCATGGGGGACGAGGCTGAGCCTCCCAGGGGCTCCCGCCGCCTGCCCTCGCTCGTGCCCACCACTCGGTCCGCCGCGTCTGCCCACCGCGCCATCGCCGGGTTGTCGGACAGCACCTGCGCGGAAACAAAACAATCGTCAACCGGAGATTCCTAAAGACGACGCTTATCAATCTTCAATAGGGAAACGGGATGCAAAtgggaaaatgtaaatataaattgcaTTTACAACAATCTCAAGGTTCCAAAGCTCTGCTGAGCCTTTGAGGAAACGTAAGTACCTCGCATGTCCTACAACAAAACCaaacagaaaaacgaaagagagacaagaaacaaTTGAAAAACCAACaggcagaaaaaagaaacacgagtATCTAGAAGCGCTGCAACTACCTGAACAGAACATCTATTGGTGTCTCTAGAGAATCTGGTGAAGGCGGTGGTGGCGgagtggtgggaggaggaggaggaggaggagggcgtctTCTCCTCCCCcgagccctcccccctctccccagggTCCACGAACACGTTGTCGTCCTCGTAGGAGCTGTGGCCGTCCTGGACATAGAGGTGGGGAATCTAAGTAGAtaaacgggggagagagagagggaaggagaaaaggggaagaggggaacgagtTAATGAACGCTTTGTGGGCTGCGAGAGCTTAGAGTATGTTTGATAGTGCTATAATGATCGATAATAACAAtcgtatcatcatatataataataataataataataaaatttccacAAGACACGTCCCATAGTCATGCTTGAGATAGTTAAAGCCAAGCAATGGTTCAAAATCTAAACAGAAAAAACGAATTAAATGTAAAAAGTAaccaaataatgaattaataaaacagaaacaaacaagccAACGCCAAAAAGTAACATAAAAGAGTCACAAACGAATTTGGGAACTCCCTGCGCACACTTACAACCATCTTCATGGGCGTGGAGCTGGGCGGCGCATTCTGGTCCTCGATGATGGGCGCGGCCGACCACCTCTTGGTCGGGTCGGGCGGGGCGGCGGCCGCGGGCGGGATGGGCGAGAGGCGGTTGAGCGCTGGCTCGCTCCCGCGCCGCACGTGCAGCGGCGGCGGCGTGGCGCTCAGCTCCTCGCCGGTGATCTCGATGTCGTTGCGGGTGAACGGCGCGAACTTGTGCTCCACGCCCTGCGGGGAGGCCAAGGGTCAGGgcattgcgggggggggggggcgaagtagAATTTGAAGCCAGAGAGGAAGTTACGACAGATGGGTCCGTTAAG
The Penaeus monodon isolate SGIC_2016 chromosome 18, NSTDA_Pmon_1, whole genome shotgun sequence genome window above contains:
- the LOC119584458 gene encoding partitioning defective 3 homolog isoform X9, with amino-acid sequence MRMRSRSVAVPSAAHNNNNHHNLNNNNSSHVGSAATTGASRSVLNIPGELKLHYSEVVSVAEKLSRLFSRTHTYHVHRRHKTLRQEPSNSWVTVHNLKQLDGGILDPDDRLNDVADDREQIIAIYDEQTHHHHHHGGDGTSASSDSENPSPDIFQGVEHKFAPFTRNDIEITGEELSATPPPLHVRRGSEPALNRLSPIPPAAAAPPDPTKRWSAAPIIEDQNAPPSSTPMKMVIPHLYVQDGHSSYEDDNVFVDPGERGEGSGEEKTPSSSSSSSHHSATTAFTRFSRDTNRCSVQVLSDNPAMARWADAADRVVGTSEGRRREPLGGSASSPMHSRDPSHDEAANSILVVLSNDRGPLGIHVIPSTDVTGHDQGLLVEGVEPGGRIARDGRIEVHDRIIEINGKPLNNITFQKAQEIFKDAMLTPELRLRVVKGQRQEWYAGQAAELVEGEEKLVGGAKVASVMSTRKVPPASLSSRTQTVILQSNTRKIGRRLNVHLTKGQHGLGFSITTRDNPAGGEAPIYIKNILPKGAAIEDGNLRIGDRLLEVNGVEVTGRSQSEVAALLREIPIGGAATLAVSRQDQRNGEAASGTADSTPETEKPASPKLPRQLVSYHHQDSLPFLRQPAEKAAEDSLMFPWKQREILMFEIPVHDSERAGLGVSVKGKTSSGPNGSVDLGIFVKNVIHGGAASRDGRLFQNDQLVNINGMSLLGKPNSEAMKTLRTAMHQEGPTPGIISLTVARRIDHKERSSPSSNNRSGRESANSLLTNSSGTETLGGAKSSPATPTPDHSGTTDTSDTTVIFNDHKYDGDGHEIDASDFGHINPVIQRLTGNNGALRNESYYKATHDTWNTSQLQQLVMRGERESVAVGGPSHNPLGSPTVNLPSRDTLIIHDDAGNHMSREICRSDGPGASAGSYSDHPSQSDDAYTSQTSLEENAAGFSRDQFGRQSMSEKRHATLDAKNTDTYQRNKKAREEREKQRQMMLAQEKLAASQGMGMGLAAMEGETREEFKPGSREVGIDLPTQDYPSLKAKQPEPSKKSSLKPSQPSSVSKNHHATLEIPRPILKPSPKLRQKANTLVNASPKAKSKQQYVRKGGSETLDRTVGRGSLKGHWSGYPRGPFSPITRSLERNHSKGNQRTTFGQDLSAMISNWAARNRELLSRDAAVMGGKLLVRASSDESLASQNLQRTNSHAHEQPSSSSSQHEHLPPQDALRSRLDVGPGLGMKKSSSLESLQTMVQEMALEEEGHRMGSGRVPRGRGCNESFRAAVDRSYDVPLTGLRNKMETQDFFSHEEYFGYLVAEEESESSGSGFGRGNSRQSSVNSAVDDKYKKVGKKKPGIFKGLGSMFRFGKHRKSIDNPNGLTSKGDGEADRSEGRTEVDRAEVERLAAARRLQQEEHDRMQEQYRRMIENTARSSQQQQQPQMRPDEGEPSRSERMHQLRAEHQRRHAQRNRTYPTDDLEERYESAIKQRLDPVPSEPKPDIRHMRSHSYDLYGDNGGRPGSRTAYADPHKYSHYVNYEQIQQHLRKNKEQERLKKLASQQYQDFREKQTRRQQESSPTTLLHKLEETFIHESIIASREAREYQSQRGPRDSAREHQHRPVSNYYEYESVQAMISHAQDNSSTSLPRRHHPPPPGPPPVAAAAVAKNASNNNASHNNNLFPGVSQPHHMMMYKQISGSSVHSTHSAHGGQMGNYGQTMSNMGHRGHNEHSRDMPHQEGLYGSSYRPASHYTGPHHKPPPPPPHHHTTTLTVPGSKV
- the LOC119584458 gene encoding partitioning defective 3 homolog isoform X11 — translated: MRMRSRSVAVPSAAHNNNNHHNLNNNNSSHVGSAATTGASRSVLNIPGELKLHYSEVVSVAEKLSRLFSRTHTYHVHRRHKTLRQEPSNSWVTVHNLKQLDGGILDPDDRLNDVADDREQIIAIYDEQTHHHHHHGGDGTSASSDSENPSPDIFQGVEHKFAPFTRNDIEITGEELSATPPPLHVRRGSEPALNRLSPIPPAAAAPPDPTKRWSAAPIIEDQNAPPSSTPMKMVIPHLYVQDGHSSYEDDNVFVDPGERGEGSGEEKTPSSSSSSSHHSATTAFTRFSRDTNRCSVQVLSDNPAMARWADAADRVVGTSEGRRREPLGGSASSPMHSRDPSHDEAANSILVVLSNDRGPLGIHVIPSTDVTGHDQGLLVEGVEPGGRIARDGRIEVHDRIIEINGKPLNNITFQKAQEIFKDAMLTPELRLRVVKGQRQEWYAGQAAELVEGEEKLVGGAKVASVMSTRKVPPASLSSRTQTVILQSNTRKIGRRLNVHLTKGQHGLGFSITTRDNPAGGEAPIYIKNILPKGAAIEDGNLRIGDRLLEVNGVEVTGRSQSEVAALLREIPIGGAATLAVSRQDQRNGEAASGTADSTPETEKPASPKLPRQLVSYHHQDSLPFLRQPAEKAAEDSLMFPWKQREILMFEIPVHDSERAGLGVSVKGKTSSGPNGSVDLGIFVKNVIHGGAASRDGRLFQNDQLVNINGMSLLGKPNSEAMKTLRTAMHQEGPTPGIISLTVARRIDHKERSSPSSNNRSGRESANSLLTNSSGTETLGGAKSSPATPTPDHSGTTDTSDTTVIFNDHKYDGDGHEIDASDFGHINPVIQRLTGNNGALRNESYYKATHDTWNTSQLQQLVMRGERESVAVGGPSHNPLGSPTVNLPSRDTLIIHDDAGNHMSREICRSDGPGASAGSYSDHPSQSDDAYTSQTSLEENAAGFSRDQFGRQSMSEKRHATLDAKNTDTYQRNKKAREEREKQRQMMLAQEKLAASQGMGMGLAAMEGETREEFKPGSREVGIDLPTQDYPSLKAKQPEPSKKSSLKPSQPSSVSKNHHATLEIPRPILKPSPKLRQKANTLVNASPKAKSKQQYVRKGGSETLDRTVGRGSLKGHWSGYPRGPFSPITRSLERNHSKGNQRTTFGQDLSAMISNWDALRSRLDVGPGLGMKKSSSLESLQTMVQEMALEEEGHRMGSGRVPRGRGCNESFRAAVDRSYDVPLTGLRNKMETQDFFSHEEYFGYLVAEEESESSGSGFGRGNSRQSSVNSAVDDKYKKVGKKKPGIFKGLGSMFRFGKHRKSIDNPNGLTSKGDGEADRSEGRTEVDRAEVERLAAARRLQQEEHDRMQEQYRRMIENTARSSQQQQQPQMRPDEGEPSRSERMHQLRAEHQRRHAQRNRTYPTDDLEERYESAIKQGHRQAKSYPAPRSHRRSQSQDLIVERRALSRTERLDPVPSEPKPDIRHMRSHSYDLYGDNGGRPGSRTAYADPHKYSHYVNYEQIQQHLRKNKEQERLKKLASQQYQDFREKQTRRQQESSPTTLLHKLEETFIHESIIASREAREYQSQRGPRDSAREHQHRPVSNYYEYESVQAMISHAQDNSSTSLPRRHHPPPPGPPPVAAAAVAKNASNNNASHNNNLFPGVSQPHHMMMYKQISGSSVHSTHSAHGGQMGNYGQTMSNMGHRGHNEHSRDMPHQEGLYGSSYRPASHYTGPHHKPPPPPPHHHTTTLTVPGSKV